ttattatattataactataATATAGTACACTAgaatatttatgaataatagaaggaaaaaaatcCAATAATTAGAAAGCACTTGAGATGTGAGGATTAATGAACTTATATAGGCAAGTATATATAGCATTAATTATGACAATTTTATTTTCAGTAGTTTGACTACCATTAacattttaatatatattgaGCATGTGTTAGGTGTTGtaaatatataattgattaaTTGTGAAGGATAAGATTATTTCCATGATCTTAGGCAAatattttttccttctattattgGCTTATGATTCATTAACTAATCTATTACTTAATGATTAGAAAGAATGATCATTGTTAGGAATAATAAGCAATATacaattgtaaattaaaaaaatatataatgtacTCATATATGGTGGCTGTCCATGAACTATAGTTGATTGTATTTGCCAACAATAAAAACTATAGTTTGTTAAAATATGGTTTGTCCAACTCATTTAAGTTGGACAAGTTAATAAAACTCTTATTTATTCACCCAGTTCGATTAATTCGCTTATTTCAATCTATCTAAAAGTTGGGTTGCTTTGTTCTTTTGTCTTGTCGATCCTTCATCTTTGAATGTTGATATGTTATACATTTTcgtaataaagaaaaaaatattttattaactttGTTAATTGCTAATTAATTAAGCAAATAATATGAAAGCATGCAACTAAATTAAAACTTGGTAAGAGTTGTAGTTGAGTTATGATCAAGTGCTTAATTCATATTAATGTCATCTCAGTTTAAATAGCTTTTGGCTGGGTTAATTTGTCTAtttatttagtcaatttattttgATCCGTCTATTTGATACTCCTTATTAGGATAAAAGTTTACAAATAGCTTCTTAATTTTTAGTCCCTCTAATTTAAAAATACTTAATATCATGAAGTTTTAAATTCTATCGGTGAGCTATATAACATTTGAAATTTCACTAgcgaaatttgaaattttatgataTCGACTAATTTTCAAAGACAAAATCGAAAATTGACTTAATGAGTACTATTTCGAAAATTGACTAATGAGTACTAATAGTGCAAAAATTGCATTATTTGCAAGAAtttctcttccttctcttttGATTTGAcgtaaaaaattgaaaaattactaATTATTTATGGTTCATGTCATTATTTATAGTCAAATTTTGGCGAATTTTTCAAGATTTTTGCTTCAAATTTCGATGATTATTGTGACAAGACAAATCTTGTTTCGTCAATTTAAAATTCTAGCGATTCGTCAGAATTTTGCTACATAGtgcatgaaaatttaaatgatgACACTAAAACTTTCTAAATGAAAGTAAAAGTAATTCTCATGTCATTAAGCTCATGATGTAATTGCAATACAAATAATTATTGGATAAAGAAGAAATTAATGAAAGAACATATCAATGATACAacatgtgaaaaattaaataaaagcaAAAAGCTTCTTATCTTTCAtaaatcaaaatccaagaaataccACACCCAAATTAAACACAAATTAATAAAAACACCACTTACTAAGCAACGTAACAACCTCATAATTAATTAAGGTAAATTAATTTAGTGTTCACCACCAGCACCAGCACCTTCACCACCAAGCAAACCACCACCAAAACCGGTGCCGATACTTCCTACATGCCCAAGACTTCCACCTATACCCACTCCAATGCCACCTAAgccgccaccaccaccaccgtAGCCGCCTGCGCCGAGCATGCGCCGCCCTAACACGTCAGCAGAAACCATGACCCC
The nucleotide sequence above comes from Capsicum annuum cultivar UCD-10X-F1 unplaced genomic scaffold, UCD10Xv1.1 ctg3668, whole genome shotgun sequence. Encoded proteins:
- the LOC107848829 gene encoding glycine-rich cell wall structural protein-like, whose product is MGISSARIVGIIFLIVLFSGVMVSADVLGRRMLGAGGYGGGGGGLGGIGVGIGGSLGHVGSIGTGFGGGLLGGEGAGAGGEH